The window ATGCGGCGCGGCTTAATCCGCTGGTACAGCAAATTGGTACGACAACGAGAAGGTAGTAATTAAGAAAATTATTTCAAGATCACACACTCGTCGCCCAGCACCTGGCGCAGCTGGCTCATGAGCTGGTCACCGGCCTCAACACGAAACGGCATGCGCATGGCGGATTTATTAGCCTCACCCAGCACTAGTACTACATCAGTCACGCCAGCGTATTCGGAGCAGAGTGACTTGAGTGCCACCAACTTGTCATGATCACTCGGGTTTTTGATATGAAGAAACAGCTTTTCTGTCTCGGGCACGGCGTGCGTAGCTACTGGACGCGGCGGCGTATTTGTTGTGTCAGTCGATGTCGACCTCACGTTTGTTCCGCTCGCTGTTGATGCTCGGGTTGCGCCCGCTCGCTGAGTCGTTTGAGTTCGAAATGCCGTACGCCGCTCTTGCTTAACCTTGTTACTCATCTTTGGCGCTTCCATTTTACGACCAGTTGCCTGATACTTTTGGAGGTCATCATCGGAAATCAGTTCAATTTCATCAGCAATCATCTTGCTCTCTAAGCCCAAATTACCGTCCCGATCACGGGCTGAGTTTTTGCCGGTCACCCGAATGACGGCGTCCTGGACGAGCTTGGCACCGACTTGCTCATACAAATTTGGAAAGACGATAACCTCGCCCTCGCCAAATTTGTCTTCGATCCCGACGAACGCCATCTTGCTACCTGACTTGGTAACGATGGTGCGCACCGTCGTGATAATACCGCCAATTGTCATCAGCCGGCCATCATATTCTGGCACCAGCTGCGTTAATGGTTGCGCCTGCTCACTGAGATATATCTCGTAGGCATCCAGCGGATGCGCCGAAATATACAGCCCCATCAGCTCACGCTCCCACATCAGCCGTTCTTTGTTGGTGTGCTTGGCCGGCGCTGGCTGCAATTGCATCGTTGGCTGAACATCAGCCGACTCATCACCGAGCATACCAAACAGGTCAGTCTGCCCTGATGCGGCTTCTTTCTGAGTCTTTTGGGCAAAAGCGACAATGGTATCAAGATTAAACAATAAATCAGACCGATCACCAAAGCTATCAAAGGCACCAGTTTTGATCAGCGACTCCCAGGCCTTGCGATTAAACCTACTGGTCGACACGCGCTTGGCAAAATCTTCGACTGACTTAAACGGGCCATCAGCCTCACGAGCACGGATAATTTCTTCGACTGCGCCAACGCCAACACCCTTGACCGCCGCCATACCGAAACGAATCTTCTTTTCATTAGGCACCACCGCGAACTCGACGAATGACTCATTAACATCCGGGTTGAGCACTTCAATGCCCATGTGCTTACACTCGGTCATCTCGATGGCCAGGCGCTCAGTATCATCCTGATCACTGGTCATCAGCGCTGCCATAAATGCGTCAGGATAGTGCGCCTTGAGATACGCCGTCCAGTAGGCGATCAGGCCGTAACACGCCGCGTGTGACTTATTGAAACAATAGTTAGCAAATTCTTCCAGCGCATCCCAGAATTGCTCAGCAATTTCCTTGGTCGCGCCACCGACCTTAACCGCACCCTCAACGAACTCCGGTTTAACCTTTTTCATCAAGTCGATTTTCTTTTTGCCCACCGCCTTACGCAGGGTGTCAGCTTGGCCGCCGGTAAAGCCACACCACTCTTTGGAAATCTGCATAAATTGCTCTTGATAAACCAAAATGCCGTACGTATTCTTCAGCGAGTTTTCCATACCGGGGTGCAAGTAGGTAATTTCTTCTTCGCCGTGCTTGCGTTTGATGAACGAGTCGATAAACTGCATCGGCCCCGGCCGGTACAGGGCCACCATGGCGATGATGTCTTCAAAGACGCTCGGCTTTAGCTCGCGCAGGTACCGCTTCATGCCAGCCGATTCCAACTGGAACACGCCGGTGGTGTCACCGCGCTGGAATAATTTATAGGTTGCTTCGTCATCCAGTGGCAGCGTTGATAAATCAATATCCGTTTTGTAGACCTTACGAATAATACGCAGGGCGTTGTTGATAATGGACAAGTTAGACAGACCCAAAAAGTCCATCTTCAGTAGCCCGAGTTCCTCAACCGGACCCATGGGGTACTGCGTTGCCACCACGCCCTTTTGCGCCATCTCGAGCGGCACATATTTCACCAAGTCATCCGGTGCAATCACCACGCCGGCAGCATGCACACCGTGTGAACGAATCGTTCCCTCCAGCCGCGAAGCAAAGTCGTAGACAGTTTTGGCGGTCGGGTTGCTTTCATATTCTTTCTTGAGATCAGGGTCTTCCTCGAGCGACTTTTTGATCGGGACATGACGACCCTGCACAGGCGGCGGAATGAGCTTGGCCAGCCGGTCGGACTCGCCATATGGCACCTGCAGCACCCGCGCCACATCACGCACCGAAGCGCGCGCTGCCATGGTGCCAAAGGTACAAATGTTAGCCACTCGTTCTGAGCCATATTTCTTGGCACAATATTCAATCACCTCACCGCGGCGAGTATCTTGAATGTCGATATCGATGTCGGGCATGGAGATACGGTCGGGGTTGAGAAATCGCTCGAACAGCAGGTCGTAATGCAGCGGGTCAAGGTCGGTGATGTTCAGCGCATAGGCGATGATTGAACCAGCTGCCGAACCACGCCCCGGCCCAAAGATAATCCCTTGAGATTTGCCCCAGTTGATGAAATCCTGGACGATCAAAAAATAGCCGTTATAGCCCATGTTGTCAAGCACGCCAAACTCCATGTCCAGTCGCTCTAGCTGTGCCTCTGATAACTTGGCTCGCAGTTGGTCATTTGGTAGTTTCTTTGCATCCTCTAACTTCATGCCAGCGTACCGCGCTGCCATACCGCTATACACCAGATGATCCAGATATTCCTTTTCGGATTCACCGTTTGGCGTTGGAAATTTCGGGATGAGAATATCGCCAAGTTTAATTTCTACGTCACACCGATCGGCGATGGCCTTAGTATTGGCGATTGCCTGAGGATTGGTTGTTTGCCACCGCGAAATGATGTCTTCCGGTGTGGTCAAATGCAACTCAAAATCCTTCAAGCTCATCCGCTTTTCATCACTCAAATACGCACCAGTACCGACGCATAGCAAAATCTCATGCGCCTCTTGGTCTTCGTGATTAAGGTAATGGCCGTCGCTGGTCACCACACACGGAATGTCTAGTTCCTCGCTAATGCGCTCAATATAATCATTGACCTTTTTCTGCTCCGGCCAGTGACTGCGCGCTTCCGGGTGACCATGGTCTTGGAGCTCCATGTAGTACCGGTCGCCAAACACTGACTTGTACCAGCCAGCGATTTCCTTGGCCTTTTCATAATCATCATTACGCAAATTCTCGCCCAGCTCACCACCGATACAGCCAGACATACAGATGATGCCTTCGTTGTATTGTTCCAATAGTTCGTGGTCAATGCGCGGCTTGTAATAGACACCTTCGAGGTTGGCGACAGTGCTGAGCTGCATCAGGTTTTGATAGCCCTTGTGGTTCATGGCCAGCAGCGTCAGGTGATAACGCGCCTTGTCCTTGGCGGGGTCGCGGTCATGACGAGTGCGGGCTGCTACGTAGGTTTCGATGCCGATGATTGGCTTGATGCCAACATTCTTGGCCGCTTTATAAAACTCAATCGCGCCCGACATCGTGCCGTGGTCAGTAATAGCACAAGCCTCCATACCCAGCTCCTTCACTCGGGCAACCATGTCAGGAATTTTAGTCAATCCGTCTAGGAGCGAATGGTGAGTGTGGTTGTGTAGGTGCACGTAATCAGACGGCTGCAACGTGGCCGCAACTTTGGCTGAAGCTGTCGTATGTTTGGTAGCCATTATTCATTGCGCCTCCCTTGCGGGCGCCACCTCCTCTTTCTCCACCCAGTATAACATGCTAGCGTCGTCGCTGCATGGTATCAATCAGCTGATTGAGAAAATCCGCCAGTGCCGGAAAGATATCAGCAAACCGCCCCAGCAGCCAGGCTGACACCATGATCAGCACCGTCACGCCCACGAGGCTACCCATACCAAAGAAAAAGCCGCGCCAAAAGTTCATCCAATAAACCTGCCGGCGCGATCGATGAAAATCAAAAAACAGGTCTTCGATCATTGCCTGCCGAGCGCCGTTTTCATTATCGCGCTTAACCCGGTCAATGGCGCGGCGGGCTACCGATGGGCGTGGGTCGGCGGCCTTAGCATCCTTATGGCCACGTTCTTTTGACGATTTAGCTGGCACTATTTTCCTCAAGCCGCTTGACTAGGTATTCACGAAGGCTCGCACCAAGCTTCGGATCACGCATGCCAAAATCAATCACTGTCTTGAGATACTCTAGCTTGTCGCCAGTGTCATAGTACCTGCCATTGGTAATTTCCACGCCATAAAAACTATGGCCGTCATCAATCATGCTCTGCATAATCGGCTGCACCGTAAATTCGCCGTGACCATCAAACGCATGTTTGGCTTTCTCGAGATAAGTAAAGAACTCGCCCGGCAGCAAATAGCTACTGACACTCGCGAGATCGGACGGGGCATTGGCTTTGCCCGGCTTTTCAACGATATTCGTCATCTTAATTACACCGTCGGCAACCTGCTCGCCGTTAACCACACCGTAGCGATCAAATTCAGCGTCATCAACAATCTTCTTGCACGATAGCACCGCGCCGTCTAATTTTTGCGCCGCCGCGATCATTTGGCGAAACCGGCTGGGACTAGCAGCGATAAAGTCATCCGCAAACGTATAGATAACCGGCTCATCACCATTGATCAAATGTGCGGCGCAAGTCAATGGCGTGGCGTTACCGTACGGGCCTTTCTGGCGAATGTAAACAAAGTTTGCCATTTCCGACAAATTATTCACGATGTCAATCAGCGGCTGTTTCTTGGCGCCGCCCGCCCGCAAATTAATCAGCAGTTCCTCGTTCGGCCTGTCGAAATGATCCTCAATTGCTCGTTTGTTAGCACTGCCGATGATAATGATATCTTTGATACCGGCCTCGACCAATTCCTCGACGACGTATTGGATAATCGGCTTGTCGATCAGCGGCATCATTTCTTTTGGCATAGCCTTGGTTTGCGGCAAGAACCGCGTACCGAAGCCGGCGGCAGCGATGATAGCTTTGGTTGGTTTTTTCATGATAGTTCCTCCTGTCGTAGGTTATCTAGATAATCAAATAATCGCGTGAATGTTTTCATTGCAGTCGCTCTCGGATTAGTTTCTGGGCGAGGCTTGGGTTGGCCTGGCCCTTAGAGCGCTTCATGACTTGACCAACGAGGTAGCCGATAGCTTTGTCTTTGCCCGAGCGAATGTCAGCGATGGATGCCGCCGAGGCTGGGTCATGTAATACTTCGTCAACGATGACTGTGATGACCCTCTCGTCAGACACCTGCAGTAAATTCTTACTCTCGGCAATCTCGCGCGGCCCCTGTTTGAGATATTGTCGGTCGAATAGACTAAGGAAAATCTCTTTGCCGCCAGTCGAACTCACCTCGTTATCCTCGACGAGTAGTGACAACTCTGTCAACCGACGCGGTCCAACATAGCCCTCTCCGATGAGATCCATATCAATCAACTCCTCCGGCGTCGAGGCAAACCAGTTAAAGATCCGCTTGACCAGCCGCTGATATTTTATCTTATCAACTCCCAGCTCATCAAGGACAGCTTGCTCGTTATGTACCGTCAGCGTCTTGATAGCATCAAGCAATATCGCGAGCGGCTGATGGCCGAGGATCGTCGTAATCACCGAATGATCCAACTCCAGATCAGCCCACCGCTCTCGGCACTGGCTTGGCATCAACGGCATGTACTGCTGCATGCGTGCAATTTCCTCGTCGGTCAACACAATCGGTGGAATGTCCGGATCGGGTATGTAGCGGTAATCTTGAGCATCCTCTTTCGAGCGCTGTGACGTGGTAATTTGCTGGTCATCACTCCAGCCGCGGGTCTCCTGAACTACTGGTTCGCCGCGCTCCAGTAGGTCAACTTGGCGCTTGAACTCGTATTCAGCGGCACGCTCGACGCTGCGGAACGAGTTGAGGTTTTTGACTTCTGCACGTTTACCAAGCTCAGTCGCGCCCTTTTTAGCCACCGAGATGTTGACATCAAAACGCATGTTGCCGTGATACAAATCGCCGTGCGTCACACCTGCATAGACCATCAATTTGTGCAGCTCCGAAGCGTATGCCTTAGCCTCCTCAGCAGAATGCATGTCCGGCTCAGAAACGATTTCAATCAGCGGCGTACCAGCGCGGTTGAGGTCAACCAGTGAATAGCCGTCGTGGTGCGTCAACTTGCCAGCATCCTCCTCCATGTGCGCATGATGAATCCGCACTCGTTTGAGCGAACCGTCTTCCAGCGGCGCGTCAACATAGCCAGCCAAGATAATCGGCTGGTACATCTGCGAGGTCTGATAACCCTTTGGTAAATCAGGGTAGAAATAATGCTTGCGATCAAACCGACTGACACGAGCAATTGGCGCGTTCAACGCCTTGCCGGCACGCACCGCCAGCTCGACAGCGTGCTTGTTGAGCACCGGCAGCATCCCGGGTAGGCCAAAGTCAATTTCATGCGTTTTTTCGTTCGGCTCAGCATCACGAGCGTCGTTATCAGCCGGGCTGAATAACTTGGTTTTAGTCGCCAACTGGACGTGACACTCGATGCCAATGGTCATTTCATACTCATCATATACACTCATCATAACGCTCCCAAATCTTTTAGTGCTTGTTCAAATGCGGCCATTGCCCGCTTGAATGTCTGGGTGGTGATGGTGACTCGACTTTCGTGGGCAATTTGATTACGTAGTTTATGTGCCGACCAAATCGCGTCCTCATGTGTCCACAGACCACGCCGCGCCTTGAGTCGTTCACCCATCGTCGTGCCACTAACGCCATATTCGCGCATCGCCCGGTCGAGCAGCTTGTCAGCTTTGATAATCGCCATCTGCAGGCTATCGGGGTTATTTGTATCAGCCACCCGCTGCACTGCCTGCCAGACCTTTCGGTATAGTTCCCGGTCAAGTTTCTCCGTTCGCTTCGACGTCAGCTGAATGAATAGCATCAATAGGCCACCGATCACCAGCGCCGCCACCACTAGCGCGATCAACAATCCATCCATCAGATGACCTCCACTTCCGCCGCCAGTTTCAGCAGGCTTCCGTCCGAACGGTAATTACCAATCAGCTGCACGCCGATCGGCAAGCCTTCGTCGTTGCTTCCAGCTGGTACGGAAATTGCTGGCAGTCCAGCCAGACTGGCCGGCACAGTCATGATGTCAGACAAATACATTTTGATCGGATCATTGGTGTTTTCATCAAGTTTGAAGGCTGGCGTTGGTGCGACTGGCATCAGCAGTGCGTCGTACTCAGCGAACAACTGATTGAACTCATTGATAAGCAGCGTGCGCGCTTTTTGTGCCTGCATGTAGTAAGCGTCAAAGAAGCCGCTCGAGAGCACAAAACTACCGATCATAATTCGCCGTTTATTCTCAGTCATAAAACCTTCGTTGCGGCTGCGGCCGTACAATTCCGCCAGCGTTTTCACTTCGGCCGCTCGGTGGCCATAACGCACGCCGTCATAGCGCGCCAGATTTGATGATAATTCTGCCGGCACAATAATATAGTACATCGCCAGCGAATATTGCATCATGCTCAGATCTACTTCTTCAATTTCATAGCCCAACTGCTTCAGTTTTTCAGCATAATCAAGCGTTTTCTGGCGAACTGCCGCGTCCACATCGTCAGTCATACACTGCTTAACCAAACCAATCTTTTTCTTAGTAAAGCCTGACTGGTTCCGCCAAAAGTCAGGCAGTGTCGTCATATCCTTGTCATCAGGACCCGCCATAATTTCCATCACCAAATTAGCATCATCAGCATTCGTGGCGAAACAACCAACCGTGTCCGTACTCGATGCCATGGCTACCACGCCGTAGCGACTGACTGCGCCGTAGGTTGGCTTGACACCGACCACGCCATTAAAGCTGGCGGGCTGACGAATCGAGCCGCCAGTGTCTGTTCCCAACGCAAACGGCACCACGTCAAGCGCCGTCACCACCGCCGAGCCGCCTGACGAACCACCGGCTACGCGCGTTTTATCCGCGGCGTTTTTGGTTGGACCAAAGGCTGAGTTTTCCGTCGAACCACCGTGAGCAAAGGCGTCCAAGTTCGCCTTACCGATACAAATTGCGCCTTCAGCCTCTAGTTTTTCAACGGCCGTGGCCTGCAATGGTGCGTTAAAATTCTCGAGCATCTTCGAGGCAGCAGTCGTCGGCGCTCCAAAGGCCAAGAAATTGTCTTTCACCACAAACGGCACGCCAGCCAGCCGGCCAGAAATCTCACCCTTATCCACCAGTTCGGCACGCTCCAGCGCCCGCTCTTCCGCTAAACTGAGTAGTGCATGGTATTCTTCAATGTCGCGCGCCCGCCGCAGTGCTTCTTTAACATTTTCGACCGCGCTTTTTCCGGCAAAATCACTAATCTGGCTCATCACAGCACCTGCGGCACTTTCACTTGATTGTTCTGCTTTTCAGGCGCCAGCTCAAGCAACTCGTCTCGAGAAATCCCTGACTGGACCTCATCTTCGCGCCAGACATTCGCCAGCCCCGTTACTTGATAGGTCGGCTCTACGCCAGCTGTGTCAAGCTTACTCAGCTGCTCAATGTAGCTAATTATGTTTTCCAAATCCTGGCGCAGTCCATCAACTTCATCATCGGCTAATGCCAGACTACTCAAACTTGCCAGGTGCTGAATGTCACTGGTAGAAATAGTTGTCATGCAGTCTATTATAGCACTGTCTCGAGGAAAACCTAATAACTCAGCAGCCGCGGCGAATGAAGTGTCACCATCTGCGGCAAGCCGTACATACTCATTCCTGAACCAAGTGATAACCCACCGCGGTTCCAGCCGATAGCCGCCGCTGTTGCCGCATCGGTTGCCGCATTTGGTGCGTCTGGTCGTTCGATGTAGCTAATCTTGTTGGCCCCACGATCCGCTACGTACACTCGTCCATCTGGGCCGCGCAAAACTTGTCCACCACCATCACCACCAAGCCCTTTCCAGTCAGGGTGGTTCGGCGTTGATGAGTGAGGGAGCGAATCAGATATTACACAATCCCTGAAATGCTCGCAGCCGGTAAACCCGATAAACCGCTCACTTGTTTTGATAGCACTACTATTGCGACTAGTAATGTCATACCGGAACAGTTCACCGGTATATATTTTCGATACATAGACATGGTCGCCGTTGGGTGAAAAATCAGCAGCGTACCCTAGGCTATTATCAAGTGGATCATTATTATATACACCGACCGACCAATGGGCAATTGGCGTCATATTGGTATCAGCCCCAGATATATCAAATACATGCAATACTCCGGCGTTACCGTTACGATTTGGACAGACACTACCACCCATAAACACCAGCATTTTGGTAGCCTCGTTGTTAAAGTTGATCGAGCCGAATCCCGTTCGCGAAGGGCTTGATGGATTTGGCTGCACGATACATGGCTGAGCTGGACCAGACGGCACATTATACACTGCTGCATTTGGCGTTTGAATAGTTGCCCCGTTGTCAGTCGAGAAGATATTGAAAGCGTATATTTGATTTGGTGAACCCGGCCGATAAGTATACACCACCGCACCATTTCCCGCATTATTCGGCACGGCATTCATCGCCTCGCCAGAATAGTTACGCGAGAAGCTACCCGCCATACCGATAGACATGTTCTTTTTCGTCACTCGTCCGAGTGGATCGCCAGTAAAATCAACGACGTGATAATACAGCGTGCCGAACTTTGCCCGCTCACGACCATTTGCCGAGTTTGATACCACGAGATACTTAGACTCCTCTTTGTTGATTGGGAAGGCAACCACTGCCTGCGTACCAGTACGCGAACCGCATAATCCCTGTGGCGATTCACTATAGTACGCCGTTTGGCCATCGTCACATGTTGGATTACCGTCGGGAGCCGAGCTATCAACCTGCATAATATTCCGTGCCGAGTTCCAGATACGAAGTCCGTCAGAGTAGAATTTCAAATTACCATTACGATCGGAAATTGTCGTTAGACCCTCATGGGATGGGCCACTTGAGTGTGTTGGATAAGGATGTGGCGTCGGTTTATTTGACCCGCCCACACCAAAATCAAGGCAGACTGACCCGCCGATACACCACCAGCGCTTACTGGCGCGCGTCCCAGTAAAGTCAACTTCTGGAATAGCTTGCTGACGTGAATTATAAATATAGGTTTTATACGCACGACCGTCAGATTTTCGGATCAACTCAAGATAACCTTTGACATCAGCACGCCGGGGATTGGTTGTCGACGTATACTCACCGACAAAATATGAACGTAATTTGTCATTGCGAAATACGTCAATTGCTGTGCCATTGCCGCGACAGTCAGTGCCCGGGCGCACACCCGAAGCAATGGCACTATCATAACCACGGCTGATACATTCATTCATTCGTACTACGCCAGCCTCGGCCGCTTCACGTGCTAACTGATTATAGTACTGCTCTACCAAAGCATTAGCCGCTGCTGACGCCAGCTGGAGACCAGCTAGCAAGATCAGCAGCAGCATAATGCTCGCCACAAGGACGGTCGGCAACACAAACCCACCGTCCTTATCCCACCCAGATGTCTTATTAGTCACATCCGACTCCGTATTTATCGCACATCGTCGAACGGACATTGCGCTGTACATTGGTTTTAGTGTATGTGGACCCAGTATCGTGCACCTGAACGGCTACCGTGATAGCTCCAGCAATCAGCACCACCCCTGTTGCGCCCAACAGGATCAGAGACATCGTCTTAGATGTGTTGCGGCCAGAGATAATCCCCTTAAGCATCCACAGCGTCGCACCGATTACTCCTAGCCCTAGGAGATATGGTACAAACTCACCGAGATACAGCGCGCCATACACTGTACCAGCGTCACCAGCGCCGACAAATAGTAGCGAGCTGATGAGGACTGTTACTAACTTTGCCGTCAGTACAATTGCTGGAATTACCAAAGCACCAAATGCACCATATGTTACTACTTTATACGCCGTACTACTGGTGTAGCTGTCACGATCTGGAATAGCCCGTGAGACGCGACCAAATGTGATGAGCGCAACGATTGCAAACAGTGTTGCCAATACACCCGCCATCACTATACCCGTTCCCGGCGTTACCATGTTTATCGATAATATATCGGCCAGCCAACCGCCAATCGAAGTTATCGTCGTTGTCGTTGCACCATTAACCTTTGCCCAAGCAGTAAACAACGACCCCAGTACTTGCGCAAACAATACCGCCGATACGACCGTCGATACCATTGCTAGTAAATACTCAAATGTCAGCCATTTTGCCTTACCGCGACCCGGATCGGTAGCAGCCTGGGGATAGTACGCTGTCGGTTGTGGAGCATATTGTGGAACTGGTGGAGCGCCCGCGTCCTGTACCGGCTGCACCATCTCTGGTGTTGATGCTGTTTTCTTTTGTGTCATAATTATTACCTCCGCTTATGCTAACCTCATTCTACATGGTCTGGCGAATTTCTGCAATCAAATCACGCAGCTGAGCGGCTTTTTCAAACTCCAGATTAGCACTATGCAGCTCCATTTGACCAGTCAGCTCCTTGATCAGCGTTGGATATTCGTCCCTTGGAATCTTCTTTAAGTCTAGCTTTGGCTTTTTGTCCGATTCTTTTTGCGGGATGATGGAGCGCAGGCCATCGTCAATCTTCTTCTGGATGGTTTGCGGCGTGATGCCGTGCGCTTCGTTATATTGCTGCTGAATGTGCCGCCGACGATTGGTCTCATC is drawn from Candidatus Saccharibacteria bacterium oral taxon 488 and contains these coding sequences:
- a CDS encoding UTP--glucose-1-phosphate uridylyltransferase, whose translation is MKKPTKAIIAAAGFGTRFLPQTKAMPKEMMPLIDKPIIQYVVEELVEAGIKDIIIIGSANKRAIEDHFDRPNEELLINLRAGGAKKQPLIDIVNNLSEMANFVYIRQKGPYGNATPLTCAAHLINGDEPVIYTFADDFIAASPSRFRQMIAAAQKLDGAVLSCKKIVDDAEFDRYGVVNGEQVADGVIKMTNIVEKPGKANAPSDLASVSSYLLPGEFFTYLEKAKHAFDGHGEFTVQPIMQSMIDDGHSFYGVEITNGRYYDTGDKLEYLKTVIDFGMRDPKLGASLREYLVKRLEENSAS
- the gatB gene encoding Asp-tRNA(Asn)/Glu-tRNA(Gln) amidotransferase subunit GatB, which encodes MMSVYDEYEMTIGIECHVQLATKTKLFSPADNDARDAEPNEKTHEIDFGLPGMLPVLNKHAVELAVRAGKALNAPIARVSRFDRKHYFYPDLPKGYQTSQMYQPIILAGYVDAPLEDGSLKRVRIHHAHMEEDAGKLTHHDGYSLVDLNRAGTPLIEIVSEPDMHSAEEAKAYASELHKLMVYAGVTHGDLYHGNMRFDVNISVAKKGATELGKRAEVKNLNSFRSVERAAEYEFKRQVDLLERGEPVVQETRGWSDDQQITTSQRSKEDAQDYRYIPDPDIPPIVLTDEEIARMQQYMPLMPSQCRERWADLELDHSVITTILGHQPLAILLDAIKTLTVHNEQAVLDELGVDKIKYQRLVKRIFNWFASTPEELIDMDLIGEGYVGPRRLTELSLLVEDNEVSSTGGKEIFLSLFDRQYLKQGPREIAESKNLLQVSDERVITVIVDEVLHDPASAASIADIRSGKDKAIGYLVGQVMKRSKGQANPSLAQKLIRERLQ
- the gatC gene encoding Asp-tRNA(Asn)/Glu-tRNA(Gln) amidotransferase subunit GatC, translating into MTTISTSDIQHLASLSSLALADDEVDGLRQDLENIISYIEQLSKLDTAGVEPTYQVTGLANVWREDEVQSGISRDELLELAPEKQNNQVKVPQVL
- a CDS encoding DNA polymerase III subunit alpha; the protein is MATKHTTASAKVAATLQPSDYVHLHNHTHHSLLDGLTKIPDMVARVKELGMEACAITDHGTMSGAIEFYKAAKNVGIKPIIGIETYVAARTRHDRDPAKDKARYHLTLLAMNHKGYQNLMQLSTVANLEGVYYKPRIDHELLEQYNEGIICMSGCIGGELGENLRNDDYEKAKEIAGWYKSVFGDRYYMELQDHGHPEARSHWPEQKKVNDYIERISEELDIPCVVTSDGHYLNHEDQEAHEILLCVGTGAYLSDEKRMSLKDFELHLTTPEDIISRWQTTNPQAIANTKAIADRCDVEIKLGDILIPKFPTPNGESEKEYLDHLVYSGMAARYAGMKLEDAKKLPNDQLRAKLSEAQLERLDMEFGVLDNMGYNGYFLIVQDFINWGKSQGIIFGPGRGSAAGSIIAYALNITDLDPLHYDLLFERFLNPDRISMPDIDIDIQDTRRGEVIEYCAKKYGSERVANICTFGTMAARASVRDVARVLQVPYGESDRLAKLIPPPVQGRHVPIKKSLEEDPDLKKEYESNPTAKTVYDFASRLEGTIRSHGVHAAGVVIAPDDLVKYVPLEMAQKGVVATQYPMGPVEELGLLKMDFLGLSNLSIINNALRIIRKVYKTDIDLSTLPLDDEATYKLFQRGDTTGVFQLESAGMKRYLRELKPSVFEDIIAMVALYRPGPMQFIDSFIKRKHGEEEITYLHPGMENSLKNTYGILVYQEQFMQISKEWCGFTGGQADTLRKAVGKKKIDLMKKVKPEFVEGAVKVGGATKEIAEQFWDALEEFANYCFNKSHAACYGLIAYWTAYLKAHYPDAFMAALMTSDQDDTERLAIEMTECKHMGIEVLNPDVNESFVEFAVVPNEKKIRFGMAAVKGVGVGAVEEIIRAREADGPFKSVEDFAKRVSTSRFNRKAWESLIKTGAFDSFGDRSDLLFNLDTIVAFAQKTQKEAASGQTDLFGMLGDESADVQPTMQLQPAPAKHTNKERLMWERELMGLYISAHPLDAYEIYLSEQAQPLTQLVPEYDGRLMTIGGIITTVRTIVTKSGSKMAFVGIEDKFGEGEVIVFPNLYEQVGAKLVQDAVIRVTGKNSARDRDGNLGLESKMIADEIELISDDDLQKYQATGRKMEAPKMSNKVKQERRTAFRTQTTQRAGATRASTASGTNVRSTSTDTTNTPPRPVATHAVPETEKLFLHIKNPSDHDKLVALKSLCSEYAGVTDVVLVLGEANKSAMRMPFRVEAGDQLMSQLRQVLGDECVILK
- the gatA gene encoding Asp-tRNA(Asn)/Glu-tRNA(Gln) amidotransferase subunit GatA — protein: MSQISDFAGKSAVENVKEALRRARDIEEYHALLSLAEERALERAELVDKGEISGRLAGVPFVVKDNFLAFGAPTTAASKMLENFNAPLQATAVEKLEAEGAICIGKANLDAFAHGGSTENSAFGPTKNAADKTRVAGGSSGGSAVVTALDVVPFALGTDTGGSIRQPASFNGVVGVKPTYGAVSRYGVVAMASSTDTVGCFATNADDANLVMEIMAGPDDKDMTTLPDFWRNQSGFTKKKIGLVKQCMTDDVDAAVRQKTLDYAEKLKQLGYEIEEVDLSMMQYSLAMYYIIVPAELSSNLARYDGVRYGHRAAEVKTLAELYGRSRNEGFMTENKRRIMIGSFVLSSGFFDAYYMQAQKARTLLINEFNQLFAEYDALLMPVAPTPAFKLDENTNDPIKMYLSDIMTVPASLAGLPAISVPAGSNDEGLPIGVQLIGNYRSDGSLLKLAAEVEVI